A DNA window from Phycisphaerae bacterium contains the following coding sequences:
- a CDS encoding response regulator transcription factor gives MSRKRSILIVEDELDLADSVGYNLEREGYAFRRASDGETALAEVRRQQPDLIILDRMLPGRSGDEVATELKRDTRTSGIPIIMLTAKAEESDELVGFALGADDYVAKPFSMKLLLARVAAILRRSDAASVDADVISIGPVTVDQGRHQVTVQGDIVSLTTTEFRVLRTLMAASGRVLDREQLINTVLGPTVAVTDRTIDVHIAAVRKKLGSAAEWIQTVRGVGYTFRAPK, from the coding sequence ATGAGCAGGAAACGGTCCATTCTGATCGTCGAAGACGAACTCGATCTGGCCGATTCGGTGGGATACAACCTCGAGCGGGAGGGCTACGCCTTCCGACGCGCGTCCGATGGCGAGACGGCTTTGGCCGAGGTACGCCGGCAGCAGCCGGACCTGATCATCCTCGATCGCATGCTTCCGGGTCGGTCCGGTGACGAGGTGGCTACGGAGTTAAAGCGCGACACGAGGACGTCGGGAATTCCCATCATCATGCTGACGGCCAAGGCCGAGGAATCGGACGAACTTGTCGGATTCGCGCTCGGGGCGGACGATTACGTTGCCAAGCCGTTCTCCATGAAGCTGTTGCTGGCCCGTGTGGCGGCGATCCTCCGCCGGTCTGACGCGGCGTCGGTCGATGCCGACGTAATCAGCATCGGGCCGGTGACCGTGGATCAGGGCCGACACCAGGTTACCGTGCAAGGAGATATTGTCTCTCTTACGACGACGGAGTTTCGTGTTCTGCGGACGCTCATGGCGGCCAGCGGTCGCGTTCTCGACCGCGAGCAGCTCATCAACACGGTCCTCGGTCCTACGGTGGCAGTCACCGATCGTACCATCGACGTTCACATTGCCGCAGTCCGAAAGAAGCTGGGATCGGCGGCAGAGTGGATTCAGACCGTTCGCGGCGTGGGTTACACATTCCGGGCGCCGAAGTAA
- a CDS encoding diadenylate cyclase, producing MPDNDNANNIAASIIAASADVVRKTHAGVLFAYISAAGDLAALRSAIKKPARLVLVARNEDERHRGEAVGAETLTVPPLDLSRMGQIKMASLIAISQQLLKPDDVFVFLTGLPGGQIDSLITMRVGKEFELFQSVDQPKLTEHIRQPVFERVLRVALELGEEGREGKPVGTIFVIGDHRQVQKYYDEGRINPFRGYTEKERNILDDTIRDTVKEIAKLDGAFVIKGNGVIVAACAMLRPSAPGEELAQRLGARHAAAAGITAGTRAIAITLSESTGDVRVWRRGQMITELERSSRSSLAAHSGPPRTPPGPA from the coding sequence ATGCCCGACAACGACAACGCCAACAACATCGCCGCGTCCATCATCGCCGCGTCGGCCGACGTGGTTCGAAAGACCCACGCCGGTGTCCTCTTTGCGTACATCAGCGCCGCGGGTGACTTGGCGGCCCTGCGATCGGCCATCAAGAAGCCGGCACGACTCGTGCTGGTCGCCCGCAACGAAGATGAGCGCCATCGCGGCGAGGCTGTCGGAGCGGAGACGCTTACCGTACCGCCCCTCGATCTTTCCCGCATGGGCCAGATCAAGATGGCTTCGCTGATCGCCATCTCGCAACAACTGCTCAAGCCCGACGACGTGTTCGTCTTCCTGACCGGCCTGCCCGGCGGACAAATCGATTCACTGATTACCATGCGCGTGGGCAAGGAGTTCGAGCTCTTCCAGTCGGTCGATCAGCCAAAGCTCACGGAACATATCCGCCAGCCCGTCTTCGAGCGCGTCCTCCGCGTCGCCCTGGAGTTGGGCGAAGAAGGCCGCGAGGGCAAACCGGTGGGGACGATCTTCGTGATCGGCGACCACCGCCAGGTGCAGAAATACTACGACGAAGGACGGATCAATCCTTTCCGGGGATACACTGAGAAAGAGCGCAACATCCTCGACGACACGATTCGCGACACGGTTAAGGAGATCGCCAAGCTCGACGGCGCCTTCGTGATCAAGGGAAACGGCGTCATTGTCGCAGCCTGCGCTATGCTCCGTCCCTCCGCCCCGGGCGAGGAACTCGCCCAAAGGCTCGGTGCGCGCCACGCAGCCGCCGCAGGTATCACCGCCGGAACCAGGGCCATTGCGATAACCCTTTCCGAGTCGACCGGGGACGTCCGCGTTTGGCGCCGCGGACAGATGATCACCGAACTTGAACGGTCCTCGCGTTCATCTCTTGCGGCGCACAGCGGCCCTCCCCGAACACCTCCCGGACCCGCTTAG
- a CDS encoding metallophosphoesterase family protein has product MLIGILSDSHGHYERVRRAMELFDRLSIEHIVHCGDVGGPAVFDEMVGRDCTFVWGNTDEPSMITPAYLKAVGLRPPKSVPARVDLEGKRIAVFHGHEPGFESAPRQLDVDYIFHGHTHRASDTRFNGVRLINPGALCRASRYTVAVLDLSSDRLSFHELPRTDDR; this is encoded by the coding sequence ATGCTCATTGGCATTCTCTCCGACAGTCATGGACATTACGAACGGGTTCGCCGGGCCATGGAACTATTCGACCGCTTGTCGATCGAGCACATTGTCCACTGCGGCGACGTGGGCGGACCGGCGGTCTTCGACGAAATGGTCGGACGCGATTGCACATTCGTCTGGGGCAATACCGACGAACCATCCATGATAACGCCCGCCTACCTCAAGGCCGTGGGACTGCGCCCGCCCAAGTCTGTACCGGCGCGCGTCGATCTGGAGGGAAAGCGCATCGCCGTATTTCACGGGCACGAACCCGGCTTTGAGAGCGCTCCGCGGCAGCTCGACGTGGACTACATCTTTCACGGCCACACTCACCGTGCCAGCGATACCCGCTTCAACGGTGTCCGCCTGATCAATCCCGGTGCGCTATGCCGCGCGTCGCGGTACACCGTGGCCGTGCTCGACCTCTCCAGCGACCGCCTGTCATTCCATGAACTGCCCAGGACGGATGATCGCTGA
- a CDS encoding hydroxyacid dehydrogenase yields the protein MSDLHILVLDDLGIDQQAMRSLMSDAGLGSAFLVRPDRLDSVPKEDVRAIITVRTPVGEALLGGKPGLPNVGVVAVAFTGYDAVDLDRCRERGAVVCNVPSYASDSVVELTVALAISLLRDVPRVEREMRAFAATQGDIAPWWKGVSPGRQLAGKTVGIVGTGTIGCRAAEVFAAMGCRLLGWSRTEKAVFKRLGGAYVSTPTALCVASDIVSLHVPLSSETRGLIGGKELQAMRPGTCLINASRGPIVDKVALLAALKSQEIRVALDVFDQEPLATDDPLLGFPEKTILTPHIGFRTREALMERARQTFENIRCALDGKPQNVVN from the coding sequence ATGAGTGATTTGCATATTCTCGTGCTCGACGACTTGGGAATTGACCAGCAAGCCATGCGGTCGCTCATGTCCGACGCTGGTCTGGGTTCGGCGTTTCTGGTTCGGCCGGACCGACTCGACTCGGTGCCGAAGGAAGACGTTCGCGCGATTATCACCGTTCGCACGCCGGTCGGAGAAGCGCTTCTGGGGGGCAAGCCTGGACTGCCCAACGTCGGCGTCGTGGCCGTGGCATTTACTGGTTACGACGCTGTCGATCTTGATCGATGCCGTGAACGCGGCGCCGTGGTGTGCAATGTTCCGAGCTACGCATCGGACTCGGTTGTGGAGTTGACCGTTGCGTTGGCGATTTCACTGCTGCGAGACGTGCCGCGCGTGGAGCGCGAGATGCGCGCGTTCGCGGCGACACAAGGAGACATCGCCCCGTGGTGGAAGGGAGTCAGTCCCGGGCGGCAGCTGGCGGGCAAGACCGTCGGCATTGTCGGAACAGGGACCATCGGCTGCCGCGCGGCCGAGGTCTTCGCCGCGATGGGGTGTCGGCTGCTGGGCTGGAGCAGGACGGAGAAGGCGGTATTCAAGCGGCTGGGCGGCGCGTATGTTTCGACGCCAACGGCACTGTGCGTGGCGAGCGACATTGTCTCACTGCACGTGCCCTTGTCGTCCGAAACAAGGGGTCTGATCGGAGGCAAGGAACTCCAGGCGATGCGCCCGGGGACCTGCCTGATCAACGCTTCGCGTGGGCCGATTGTCGACAAGGTCGCCCTACTTGCCGCTCTGAAGTCACAGGAGATTCGGGTCGCCCTGGACGTATTCGATCAGGAACCGCTAGCGACGGACGATCCGCTCCTTGGTTTTCCCGAGAAGACTATCCTCACACCACATATCGGGTTTCGTACGCGGGAAGCGCTCATGGAGCGTGCGCGCCAGACCTTCGAGAACATCCGCTGTGCGCTGGATGGCAAGCCGCAGAATGTGGTGAACTGA
- a CDS encoding TIGR00266 family protein: protein MSTDTGWYYVKDGQTTGPVTREELIGILPTVGGPKTLVWGPGVADWTEARHIAALRQSIEAGTAPPPRAAGVRRSDEIDYEIFGDDMQFVEITLDPGEVVIAEAGGMLYMTNGIEMQTVFGDPSKNQGFFGKLFDAGKRVITGESLFLTTFGATSNRREQVSFAAPYPGKIIPMHLNELGGEMICQKESFLCAARGVQIGIAFQRKVLAGLFGGEGFILQRLTGDGLAFVHAGGTICRRELAAGETLRVDTGCLVAFQPSVNYDIQMTGGITNSIFGGEGLFLATLRGPGSVWLQSLPFSKLAGRVLANIRPGGRKDDQGSILGGLGNLFESRG from the coding sequence ATGAGCACGGATACAGGTTGGTATTACGTAAAGGATGGCCAAACAACTGGACCGGTTACGCGTGAGGAGTTGATAGGCATTCTTCCCACCGTAGGTGGGCCTAAAACGCTCGTCTGGGGCCCGGGAGTCGCGGACTGGACGGAGGCCAGACACATCGCCGCCCTGCGACAATCCATCGAAGCCGGCACCGCCCCCCCGCCGCGCGCCGCCGGCGTGCGCCGCAGCGACGAGATCGACTACGAGATCTTCGGCGACGACATGCAGTTCGTGGAGATCACGCTCGATCCCGGTGAGGTGGTCATCGCCGAGGCCGGCGGCATGCTTTACATGACGAACGGCATTGAGATGCAAACGGTTTTCGGCGACCCCTCCAAGAACCAGGGCTTTTTCGGAAAACTCTTTGACGCAGGCAAGCGCGTGATCACCGGTGAGTCCCTGTTTCTGACCACCTTCGGCGCCACCAGCAACCGGCGCGAGCAGGTTTCCTTCGCCGCGCCCTATCCGGGCAAGATCATCCCCATGCACCTGAACGAGCTTGGCGGCGAGATGATCTGCCAGAAGGAGAGTTTCCTGTGCGCGGCCCGCGGCGTTCAGATCGGCATCGCCTTTCAACGGAAGGTTCTCGCGGGTCTGTTCGGGGGAGAGGGCTTTATCCTCCAGCGGCTCACCGGCGATGGCTTGGCGTTCGTGCATGCCGGGGGCACGATTTGCCGCCGGGAACTGGCCGCCGGCGAGACACTCCGCGTGGACACGGGCTGCCTCGTGGCGTTCCAGCCGAGCGTCAACTACGACATTCAGATGACCGGCGGAATCACCAACAGCATCTTCGGCGGCGAAGGCCTTTTCCTCGCGACACTGCGCGGCCCGGGCTCCGTCTGGCTCCAGTCGTTGCCTTTCTCCAAGCTGGCCGGTCGGGTTCTGGCCAACATCCGCCCTGGCGGGCGGAAGGACGACCAGGGCTCGATCCTCGGTGGGCTGGGGAACCTGTTCGAGAGCCGGGGTTGA
- the rplM gene encoding 50S ribosomal protein L13 codes for MPQCKLRSFQARTPADVEPKWYHADGDGRILGRFAVQIATVLMGKHRPTYTPHVDTGDFVVVTNVEKVRVTGRKDEEYSYPKYTYYPGGYREIPFQRVKEQHPERILMETVRRMLPKNALGRAMLSKLKAYAGPSHPHTAQQPQPWAFDHLG; via the coding sequence ATGCCGCAGTGTAAGTTACGTAGTTTTCAGGCCAGAACCCCCGCTGACGTGGAGCCTAAGTGGTACCACGCCGACGGAGATGGCCGCATTCTCGGGCGGTTCGCCGTGCAAATCGCCACAGTGCTCATGGGCAAGCACCGCCCTACCTATACGCCCCACGTGGACACGGGCGACTTTGTCGTCGTTACCAATGTTGAGAAAGTCCGCGTCACTGGGCGCAAAGACGAAGAATACAGCTATCCGAAGTACACGTACTATCCCGGCGGATATCGCGAGATTCCGTTTCAGCGGGTCAAGGAGCAACATCCCGAACGTATCCTGATGGAGACCGTCCGGCGCATGCTGCCCAAGAACGCCTTGGGAAGGGCCATGCTCAGCAAGCTCAAGGCCTATGCCGGACCCAGTCACCCCCATACCGCCCAACAGCCTCAGCCCTGGGCGTTTGATCACCTTGGTTAG
- the rpsI gene encoding 30S ribosomal protein S9, with product MPSEPVVTQPAPAKSKKALNNPYIWGLGRRKTSVARVRIRPGTGKFEVNDKEMDAYFNHERDRGLARQPLEVTDTAKSYDVFVNVAGGGYSGQTGAVVLGLARALVKVNPEFGPKLREAGLLTRDSREVERKKYGQAGARRRFQFSKR from the coding sequence ATGCCAAGCGAGCCGGTTGTTACACAACCCGCTCCTGCGAAATCCAAGAAGGCCCTCAATAACCCCTATATCTGGGGCCTGGGACGCCGCAAAACCTCCGTCGCCCGCGTGCGAATCCGCCCGGGAACCGGCAAATTCGAAGTCAATGACAAGGAAATGGACGCCTACTTTAACCACGAGCGCGATCGCGGGCTCGCCCGCCAACCGCTCGAGGTGACCGATACGGCCAAGTCGTACGATGTATTCGTCAACGTGGCCGGGGGCGGTTATTCCGGCCAGACCGGCGCCGTGGTGTTGGGACTCGCCCGCGCTCTGGTCAAGGTCAACCCGGAATTCGGTCCCAAGCTGCGCGAAGCGGGCCTGCTGACGCGCGACTCGCGCGAGGTCGAGCGCAAGAAGTACGGCCAGGCCGGCGCTCGCCGCAGATTCCAGTTCTCGAAGCGCTAG
- the groL gene encoding chaperonin GroEL (60 kDa chaperone family; promotes refolding of misfolded polypeptides especially under stressful conditions; forms two stacked rings of heptamers to form a barrel-shaped 14mer; ends can be capped by GroES; misfolded proteins enter the barrel where they are refolded when GroES binds): protein MAAKQIAYQMDAREAIRRGVKQLARAVKSTLGPCGRNVVIEKSFGSPTVTKDGVTVAKEIELDNAYENMGAQMVREVASKTSSVAGDGTTTATVYAEAIYDEGLKNIAAGAEAMELKRGIEAAVETVVEEFKKMSSPVKGSEQITQVGTCAANQNREIGEKIAQAMDKVGKDGVITVEEGKTLETTVELVEGMQFDKGYLSPHFMNNFESLSCEFEKPLILIHEKKISNIKDMIPLLEKVSQSGRPLLIIAEDIEGEALATLVVNKLRGTLQACAVKAPGFGDRRKAMLEDIAVLTGGKAIFEDLGVKLENVQMSDLGSAKKVRIDKDNTTVIEGGGSSNAIKGRIAQIKSEIDATTSDYDREKLEERLAKLSGGVAQINVGAATEVEMKEKKALVEDALHACRAAVEEGVLPGGGVSPVRAAKSLDGLVKKLKGDQKTGVDIVRRALSAPLKQIAANGGLDGSIVWQKVSENSDVNFGFNALTGDYGDMVKMGVLVPAKVERVALQNAASVASLLLTTDCAISEIKEKKDKKSPAGMGAGMGGMGGMGGMGGMGGMM, encoded by the coding sequence ATGGCAGCAAAGCAGATTGCGTATCAGATGGACGCCCGTGAGGCGATTCGCCGCGGCGTCAAGCAGCTCGCACGGGCGGTCAAGAGCACGCTCGGACCCTGCGGCCGGAACGTCGTGATTGAGAAATCGTTCGGCTCGCCGACGGTAACCAAAGACGGCGTGACCGTGGCGAAGGAGATTGAGCTCGACAACGCGTACGAGAACATGGGCGCTCAGATGGTCCGTGAAGTCGCTTCGAAGACCTCCAGCGTTGCCGGCGACGGAACGACCACGGCCACCGTGTATGCGGAAGCGATTTATGACGAGGGTCTCAAGAACATCGCCGCGGGTGCCGAGGCAATGGAATTGAAGCGGGGCATTGAGGCAGCCGTCGAGACGGTCGTCGAAGAGTTCAAGAAGATGTCCTCGCCGGTCAAGGGCAGCGAGCAGATCACACAGGTCGGTACCTGCGCGGCGAATCAGAATCGCGAGATCGGCGAAAAGATCGCCCAGGCGATGGACAAGGTGGGCAAGGACGGGGTGATTACGGTCGAGGAGGGCAAGACGCTCGAAACGACCGTCGAGCTCGTCGAGGGCATGCAGTTCGACAAGGGCTATCTCTCTCCGCACTTCATGAATAACTTTGAGAGCCTGAGCTGCGAATTCGAGAAGCCGCTCATCCTCATTCACGAGAAGAAGATATCCAACATCAAGGACATGATCCCGCTGCTGGAGAAGGTCTCGCAGTCGGGGCGGCCTCTGCTGATTATCGCCGAGGACATCGAGGGTGAAGCTCTGGCCACGCTGGTGGTCAACAAACTGCGCGGCACGCTCCAGGCGTGTGCGGTGAAGGCGCCGGGCTTCGGCGATCGCCGCAAGGCCATGCTCGAGGACATCGCCGTGCTCACGGGCGGGAAGGCGATCTTCGAGGATCTGGGCGTCAAGCTCGAGAACGTGCAGATGTCGGACCTCGGCTCGGCCAAGAAGGTGCGCATCGATAAGGACAACACCACGGTCATTGAAGGCGGCGGTTCTTCCAACGCCATCAAGGGTCGCATCGCGCAAATCAAGAGCGAGATCGACGCCACGACCAGCGACTACGATCGTGAGAAGCTGGAGGAGCGGCTCGCCAAGCTGTCCGGCGGCGTCGCGCAGATCAACGTGGGTGCCGCGACGGAGGTCGAGATGAAGGAGAAGAAGGCCCTGGTCGAAGACGCGCTGCATGCGTGCCGCGCGGCCGTCGAAGAGGGTGTTCTTCCGGGCGGGGGTGTATCGCCCGTTCGTGCGGCGAAATCACTGGATGGCCTGGTCAAGAAGCTCAAGGGCGATCAGAAGACCGGCGTGGATATCGTTCGCCGGGCGCTATCGGCTCCGCTGAAGCAGATCGCGGCCAACGGCGGGCTCGACGGCTCGATCGTCTGGCAGAAGGTGTCGGAAAACAGCGATGTGAACTTCGGGTTCAACGCCCTGACCGGCGACTACGGCGACATGGTGAAAATGGGCGTGCTGGTGCCGGCCAAGGTCGAACGCGTCGCGTTGCAGAATGCCGCGTCGGTTGCGAGCCTGCTGCTGACGACCGACTGTGCCATCAGCGAGATCAAGGAGAAGAAGGATAAGAAGAGCCCGGCCGGCATGGGCGCCGGAATGGGAGGTATGGGTGGCATGGGCGGAATGGGTGGTATGGGCGGCATGATGTAA
- the groES gene encoding co-chaperone GroES, translating to MAKLNIRPLGDKVIVKRVEAEEKTAGGIVLPDSAKEKPKRGVILAVGDGKLLDDGTRSPLQVKKNDEVVFTSYAGTEIKVAGEEFMIMEESDILGVLEK from the coding sequence ATGGCGAAGTTGAACATCCGTCCCCTGGGGGACAAGGTGATCGTCAAGCGGGTGGAGGCGGAGGAGAAAACCGCCGGCGGCATCGTTCTCCCCGACAGTGCAAAGGAAAAGCCGAAGCGCGGTGTGATTCTGGCCGTGGGCGACGGCAAGCTGCTGGACGATGGCACGCGCAGCCCGCTCCAGGTCAAGAAAAACGACGAGGTGGTGTTCACCAGCTACGCCGGGACGGAGATCAAGGTGGCGGGTGAGGAATTCATGATCATGGAAGAATCGGACATCCTGGGCGTGCTCGAGAAGTAG
- a CDS encoding cation:proton antiporter encodes MHAQIPQTGLLLALMLVAGLVGAYVSRYLRIPKVVGYLLAGAALGAGLRWLFDYNDDAEARAALDASAEPLKTIKNVALGLILFTIGGVFDKNRLRLTGPRIARLALVEAVTVVVLVSSACFASGLLDRAGMSFADLAVLSLLLAIVALATAPAATVLVLQEYEAKGPITNTILGLTGINNVLALVGFYSVFLALASIGAIPTRGAVTQSPLLALFAMTAGSIVLGVAAGTLLSIVYARLALSETLLIFFTLFILLGTGENWLLTHKGVSFNFLLTAMVIGAVFANLTVDAPKLEATLRVMGTPLYAAFFVLAGYGLHLKEVPALGITGVAFLIARFGSKTLAGRWGGRWVGLPPQAGVDLGSAMLCQAAIAIGLSAFAEHYWDHPAASRFATVLLGSVVIFECIGPLLLKRCVVAAGEVKAVTLLRRSGGAADEGGAVTRLTLESLGRLVGWKRSPLRTGAESLEVRHIMRRNVETLRASEPFDDVLHFIERSTHAHFPVVHDDGTFCGVIHFHDVRDVIYDPVLAGLLTAADLSDQAAVFVPIDLPLDHLMEEFRRHNVSVLPVVESLLNQRLVGMVEQRDLLRTVRQRAGTL; translated from the coding sequence GTGCATGCGCAGATCCCACAAACCGGACTCCTCCTGGCGCTGATGCTGGTCGCCGGACTCGTCGGCGCCTACGTGTCTCGCTACCTGCGCATTCCCAAGGTGGTGGGGTACTTGCTGGCAGGAGCTGCGCTGGGTGCCGGCCTGCGGTGGCTGTTTGATTACAATGACGACGCCGAGGCTCGCGCCGCATTGGATGCATCTGCCGAGCCCCTCAAGACCATCAAGAACGTCGCGCTTGGCCTGATTCTCTTCACCATTGGTGGCGTGTTCGACAAGAACCGCCTGCGCTTGACCGGCCCGCGGATCGCGAGACTCGCTCTCGTCGAGGCCGTGACCGTCGTTGTTCTGGTCTCGTCGGCCTGCTTCGCCTCGGGGCTTCTCGATCGGGCCGGAATGTCCTTCGCCGACCTTGCGGTACTTTCCCTCCTTCTGGCGATCGTGGCTTTGGCCACGGCACCGGCTGCGACCGTTCTTGTTCTTCAGGAGTACGAGGCGAAGGGACCGATTACCAACACGATTCTGGGCCTGACAGGCATCAACAATGTTCTGGCGCTGGTGGGGTTCTACTCCGTCTTCCTGGCTCTGGCTTCGATCGGAGCGATTCCTACGCGGGGGGCGGTGACCCAGAGCCCGCTGCTCGCACTTTTTGCGATGACGGCCGGAAGCATCGTGTTGGGGGTGGCGGCCGGCACGCTTCTCAGCATCGTTTACGCCCGGCTGGCCTTGAGCGAGACACTCCTGATTTTCTTCACGCTTTTCATCCTGCTGGGAACAGGGGAAAACTGGCTGCTCACCCACAAGGGTGTTTCCTTCAATTTTCTCCTGACGGCGATGGTTATCGGGGCGGTATTCGCCAACCTGACGGTTGATGCCCCGAAATTGGAAGCCACCCTGCGCGTCATGGGTACACCGCTCTACGCCGCCTTCTTTGTTCTTGCGGGTTACGGGTTGCATCTCAAGGAAGTGCCAGCGCTGGGAATTACCGGCGTAGCATTCCTGATAGCCCGGTTCGGTTCAAAGACCCTGGCCGGTCGCTGGGGCGGCCGTTGGGTCGGCCTTCCTCCACAAGCCGGCGTGGATTTGGGTTCGGCCATGTTATGCCAGGCGGCGATCGCCATCGGTCTCTCCGCGTTCGCCGAGCACTACTGGGATCATCCTGCGGCATCGCGTTTCGCCACTGTCCTGCTCGGAAGCGTTGTCATCTTCGAGTGCATCGGGCCGCTCTTGCTGAAACGCTGCGTTGTTGCGGCAGGTGAGGTCAAGGCCGTGACGCTGCTGCGTCGATCCGGCGGCGCCGCAGATGAGGGTGGAGCGGTCACGCGGCTCACCCTGGAGTCTTTAGGGCGCCTCGTTGGATGGAAGCGCAGTCCGTTGCGAACGGGAGCAGAATCCCTCGAAGTTCGCCACATCATGCGTCGCAATGTCGAGACACTCCGTGCATCTGAGCCCTTTGACGACGTGCTTCACTTCATCGAACGCTCGACGCATGCCCATTTCCCCGTTGTGCATGACGACGGGACATTCTGCGGCGTAATTCACTTCCACGATGTTCGAGACGTGATTTACGATCCCGTGCTGGCGGGATTGCTGACCGCTGCCGACCTCTCCGATCAGGCGGCCGTGTTCGTCCCGATCGATCTTCCTCTGGACCACCTGATGGAGGAATTCCGGCGGCACAATGTCAGCGTGCTGCCCGTGGTCGAGAGCCTGTTAAATCAAAGGCTGGTGGGCATGGTCGAGCAGCGAGACCTGTTGCGGACCGTTCGCCAGCGGGCGGGCACCTTGTAG
- a CDS encoding hemerythrin domain-containing protein: MAAVDLARSMREEHDRVDELANSVRQITAVIHWANFQSWLGELRQRFEHLRAHLVQHMALEERDGYFLPVLERRPGLAPQVEALRKEHEEMMRILDNVHQAVLALQATDRLLVRDCCIRINALLGFLEHHESAENILISTVFTHDIGTKD; encoded by the coding sequence ATGGCAGCCGTGGACCTGGCCCGATCAATGCGCGAAGAACATGACCGTGTGGACGAGCTGGCCAACAGCGTCAGGCAGATTACCGCCGTGATCCACTGGGCCAATTTCCAATCCTGGCTGGGAGAGCTCCGGCAGCGGTTCGAGCACCTTCGCGCTCACTTGGTTCAGCACATGGCGCTCGAGGAGCGAGACGGGTACTTCCTTCCCGTGCTCGAAAGGAGGCCGGGACTTGCCCCGCAGGTGGAAGCGCTCCGCAAGGAGCATGAAGAGATGATGCGCATTCTGGACAACGTCCACCAGGCGGTTCTTGCCCTCCAGGCGACGGACCGGCTTCTCGTACGCGATTGCTGCATTCGGATCAATGCGCTGCTCGGGTTTCTTGAGCACCATGAGAGCGCCGAGAATATCCTGATTTCCACCGTTTTCACCCACGACATCGGCACGAAGGACTGA